A region from the Streptosporangium sp. NBC_01756 genome encodes:
- a CDS encoding putative quinol monooxygenase — protein MTTTSTAPAPVSLYGFLTPKPGHADELRKLLMDLVEPSRGHEGSLQYHLHEQEDGRLFLYEVWRSQEDLDRHNATPLLRAFMDEVSEHLEGAPEAYFGAMRSPYPAIAV, from the coding sequence ATGACGACGACTTCGACCGCACCGGCGCCCGTTTCGCTCTACGGATTCCTGACCCCCAAGCCCGGACACGCCGACGAGCTCAGGAAGCTCCTGATGGACCTCGTCGAGCCGTCCCGAGGGCACGAGGGCAGCCTTCAATACCACCTCCACGAGCAGGAGGACGGCCGGCTCTTCCTCTATGAGGTCTGGCGTTCGCAGGAGGACCTCGACCGGCACAACGCGACCCCACTGCTGCGCGCCTTCATGGACGAAGTGTCCGAACACCTCGAAGGAGCGCCCGAGGCCTACTTCGGCGCGATGAGGAGTCCCTATCCGGCCATCGCGGTCTGA
- a CDS encoding glycosyltransferase family 39 protein: protein MTSQNPGRLGSAETVSVPQAVSAAAPRHAASSGEGAGAAGPGSALRRAVLGAPADPRWSRPALRGVLALAAVLYGWALSGLANEYYSAAILSGTRSWKAFFFGALDAGSFITVDKPPFALWVMGLSARIFGFGTWSMLLPQVLAGVAAVAVVHSAVRRALPGTPGHAAGLLAALVMTLTPITVAINRDNNPDTVLVLLLVLAAWFCLEAVRTGRLRALVLSAVLIGLAFTTKMLQAYLVLPAFAAVYLAMAPGAVLRRLGHLLAAGVALLVSSAWWMVVVDLWPAAGRPYIGGSTDNSVWDLVIGYNGLGRIFGGTQGNGGIPGGGGMPGGLPEGLPEGAQRGFPGGGGGFGGGFGGTSGAGRLFNDILAGQISWLLPFAVIALVAGLVLARRGYLRGTRAALLLWGGWLAVHYVVFSFAGGTFHPYYTTAMAPAVAALTGLGGVLMWHAYRESRSWSWVLPAGVAITGAWAFTVLRRTPDFLPWLAWAVAAMTVAAVAGLVLARLGRRLLGRVAVVAVVAGLVAGLAGPAAYALSTLGSPVNGTNPTAGPSGGGGFGGMRGPGGMPGGLPEGFPGRDRGNRPGNASGGMRGGPGGALDQKAVEYLKKNRGGATWLVAVGSAQSASSVILSTGLPVLAMGGFTGSDPAMTVDRLKQLVSAGQLRYVLPGGGRGGPGGGGDSEVNAWVQANCTAVTPAEYGGTEGGESLYRCG, encoded by the coding sequence TTGACCTCGCAGAATCCCGGCCGGCTCGGTTCCGCCGAGACCGTCTCCGTGCCGCAGGCGGTCTCCGCCGCGGCTCCCCGTCATGCGGCCTCCTCCGGTGAGGGCGCCGGCGCGGCGGGGCCCGGGTCCGCCCTACGGCGGGCGGTCCTCGGCGCTCCGGCCGATCCCCGCTGGTCGCGCCCCGCCCTGCGGGGAGTGCTCGCGCTGGCCGCCGTCCTCTACGGTTGGGCGCTCAGCGGCCTGGCCAACGAGTACTACTCTGCCGCCATCCTGTCCGGCACCCGGAGCTGGAAGGCGTTCTTCTTCGGCGCGCTGGACGCCGGATCGTTCATCACCGTGGACAAACCCCCGTTCGCATTGTGGGTGATGGGGCTCTCCGCGAGGATCTTCGGGTTCGGGACGTGGAGCATGCTCCTGCCCCAGGTCCTGGCGGGCGTCGCCGCCGTCGCCGTGGTCCACTCGGCCGTACGGCGGGCACTGCCCGGAACCCCCGGCCACGCCGCGGGGCTCCTCGCTGCCCTGGTGATGACCCTGACGCCGATCACGGTCGCGATCAACCGGGACAACAACCCCGACACCGTCCTCGTCCTGCTCCTGGTCCTGGCCGCCTGGTTCTGCCTGGAGGCGGTCCGCACCGGCCGGTTGCGCGCGCTCGTCCTGTCGGCCGTCCTCATCGGACTGGCCTTCACCACCAAGATGCTCCAGGCCTACCTGGTGCTTCCGGCCTTCGCCGCGGTCTACCTGGCGATGGCCCCCGGCGCGGTGCTCCGCCGCCTCGGCCACCTGCTCGCGGCGGGCGTCGCGCTGCTGGTCTCCAGCGCCTGGTGGATGGTGGTCGTGGACCTGTGGCCCGCCGCCGGCCGCCCCTACATCGGCGGCAGCACCGACAACTCCGTCTGGGACCTGGTGATCGGCTACAACGGCCTCGGCCGGATCTTCGGCGGCACGCAGGGGAACGGCGGGATACCGGGGGGCGGCGGGATGCCGGGCGGTCTCCCCGAGGGACTCCCGGAAGGCGCGCAGCGCGGCTTCCCCGGAGGGGGCGGCGGCTTCGGCGGTGGGTTCGGCGGCACGTCCGGCGCGGGACGGCTGTTCAACGACATCCTGGCGGGGCAGATCTCCTGGCTTCTGCCCTTCGCCGTGATCGCCCTGGTCGCCGGGCTGGTCCTGGCCCGTCGCGGTTACCTTCGCGGCACCCGTGCGGCCCTGCTGCTGTGGGGCGGCTGGCTGGCGGTCCACTACGTGGTGTTCAGCTTCGCGGGCGGCACCTTCCACCCGTACTACACCACCGCCATGGCGCCGGCCGTCGCCGCGCTGACCGGTCTCGGCGGGGTGCTGATGTGGCACGCGTATCGGGAGTCCAGGTCGTGGTCGTGGGTGCTGCCGGCGGGTGTCGCGATCACCGGGGCGTGGGCCTTCACGGTGCTCCGCCGTACTCCGGACTTCCTGCCCTGGCTGGCCTGGGCGGTGGCCGCGATGACGGTGGCCGCGGTGGCCGGGCTGGTCCTGGCCCGGCTCGGCCGGCGGCTGCTGGGACGGGTCGCCGTGGTCGCCGTGGTCGCCGGGCTGGTCGCGGGGCTCGCCGGCCCCGCCGCCTACGCCCTGAGCACGCTCGGCTCGCCCGTCAACGGCACCAATCCCACCGCGGGACCCTCGGGGGGCGGCGGCTTCGGCGGCATGCGGGGACCCGGTGGAATGCCGGGCGGTCTCCCGGAGGGCTTCCCCGGCCGGGACCGGGGGAACAGGCCGGGGAACGCGTCGGGCGGCATGCGCGGCGGTCCCGGTGGGGCCCTGGACCAGAAGGCGGTCGAATACCTGAAGAAGAACCGCGGCGGCGCGACCTGGCTGGTGGCGGTGGGCAGCGCGCAGAGCGCTTCGTCGGTCATCCTGTCCACCGGCCTGCCCGTGCTCGCCATGGGGGGCTTCACCGGCAGTGACCCGGCCATGACCGTCGACCGGCTCAAGCAGCTCGTCTCCGCCGGACAGCTGAGGTATGTGCTGCCGGGTGGCGGGCGAGGCGGCCCCGGCGGTGGTGGCGACTCCGAGGTGAACGCGTGGGTGCAGGCCAACTGCACGGCCGTCACCCCTGCCGAGTACGGCGGCACCGAGGGAGGCGAGTCCCTGTACCGCTGCGGCTGA
- a CDS encoding bifunctional glycosyltransferase family 2/GtrA family protein, producing MQTALTTRLVEVVVPVYNEQRALPASIRRLHGYLTHTFPYGFRITIADNASTDGTWQIAGELAAELPGVRAVHLAEKGRGRALRQVWSDSDADVVSYMDVDLSTDLDAFLPLVAPLLSGHSDLAIGTRLSRGANVVRGPKRELISRSYNLLLRSVMGARFSDAQCGFKAARTEIAQALLPAVEDQEWFFDTELLLLAERHGLRIHEVPVDWVDDPDSRVDIVRTAADDLRGLARVARKTLSGAARIPVPPRVRAARLPSGMGRQLPSFAVIGVISTVAHLALFVSLRLVMPAVVANALAMAVTAVANTAANRRFTFGVTGRAGALRHQLEGGLAFLIGLLLSTGGLALLDHLVPGASTTAELVAVIAANGLATLVRFLLLRVWVFNPRRTKEITR from the coding sequence ATGCAGACAGCACTCACCACGCGCCTGGTCGAGGTGGTCGTCCCGGTGTACAACGAGCAGCGCGCCCTGCCGGCGAGTATCAGGCGGCTGCACGGATACCTGACCCACACCTTCCCCTACGGCTTCCGCATCACGATCGCCGACAACGCCAGCACCGACGGCACCTGGCAGATCGCCGGGGAACTGGCCGCCGAGCTTCCCGGGGTGCGTGCCGTACACCTGGCGGAGAAGGGGCGCGGCCGGGCGCTGCGGCAGGTGTGGTCGGACAGCGACGCGGACGTGGTCAGCTACATGGACGTCGACCTGTCGACCGACCTGGACGCCTTCCTGCCGCTGGTGGCCCCGCTGCTGTCCGGCCACAGCGACCTGGCCATCGGCACCCGACTGTCCAGAGGCGCGAACGTGGTGCGCGGGCCGAAGCGGGAGCTCATCTCCCGTTCCTACAACCTGTTGCTGCGCTCGGTGATGGGTGCCCGCTTCTCCGACGCGCAGTGCGGGTTCAAGGCGGCGCGCACCGAGATCGCCCAGGCGCTGCTGCCCGCGGTCGAGGACCAGGAGTGGTTCTTCGACACCGAGCTGCTGCTCCTGGCCGAACGGCACGGGCTGCGCATCCACGAGGTGCCGGTCGACTGGGTGGACGATCCGGACAGCCGGGTCGACATCGTGCGGACCGCCGCCGACGACCTGCGCGGTCTGGCCAGGGTGGCGCGGAAAACCCTGTCGGGCGCGGCCCGGATCCCGGTGCCGCCGCGCGTCCGGGCCGCCCGGCTGCCCAGCGGCATGGGCCGCCAGCTGCCCAGTTTCGCCGTCATCGGTGTGATCAGTACGGTGGCGCATCTGGCCCTGTTCGTCTCCCTGCGGCTGGTCATGCCCGCCGTGGTCGCCAACGCCTTGGCCATGGCCGTCACCGCGGTCGCCAACACCGCCGCCAACCGCCGCTTCACCTTCGGTGTCACCGGCCGTGCGGGGGCGCTCCGCCACCAGCTCGAAGGCGGCCTGGCCTTCCTCATCGGTCTGCTGCTGAGCACCGGCGGGCTGGCCCTGCTCGACCACCTCGTTCCCGGGGCATCCACCACCGCCGAGCTCGTGGCGGTCATCGCCGCCAACGGCCTCGCCACTCTGGTCCGCTTCCTGCTGCTTCGCGTGTGGGTCTTCAACCCCCGCCGCACAAAGGAGATCACCCGTTGA
- a CDS encoding FAD-dependent monooxygenase — MLMRILISGASVAGPVLAYWLTRHGFSVTVVERAPTLRKTGGHAVDLFRPAMHISEKMGVLPRVEERATGASRMTLHREGARHPVRVDLSKIFSAASDRHVEIMRDDLSEIYYDAARDDVEYVFGDSITAISPDGEVRFENAAPRRFDLVVGADGLHSNVRRLVFGDGSRFGAFTGAYLGVLTLPNASGLDGELLIHVGVGRTAGMYGARHLGGARALFLFRSERELDYRHRDVPRQKELLRGAFDGLHADVDRWLDELDRTPAFYFDSITQLRMDTWSRGRVTLVGDAGYCPGPAVGGSTSLAVVGAYVLAGELARAGGDHERAFPAYERAMAEHVRGSREVALSAAKTLIPTSRLGTWGLVQGARLVSALPAGPGRALLRLTTRSARLYNSMTVDDYQPSPAASGGRATAHR, encoded by the coding sequence ATGCTCATGCGGATTCTCATCTCCGGCGCCAGCGTCGCCGGTCCGGTGCTGGCGTACTGGCTCACCAGACACGGCTTCTCCGTCACCGTCGTCGAGCGCGCGCCGACGCTGCGCAAGACCGGCGGCCACGCGGTCGACCTGTTCCGGCCTGCGATGCACATCTCGGAGAAGATGGGCGTGCTCCCGCGCGTCGAGGAACGGGCCACCGGCGCGAGCCGGATGACCCTCCACCGGGAGGGCGCGCGGCATCCCGTCCGGGTGGACCTCTCCAAGATCTTCAGCGCTGCCTCCGACCGGCACGTCGAGATCATGCGCGACGACCTGAGCGAGATCTACTACGACGCCGCGCGCGACGACGTCGAGTACGTCTTCGGCGACTCGATCACCGCGATCTCGCCCGACGGCGAGGTGCGGTTCGAGAACGCCGCGCCGCGCCGCTTCGACCTCGTCGTCGGCGCGGACGGACTGCACTCCAACGTGCGCCGCCTCGTCTTCGGCGACGGGTCCCGCTTCGGCGCCTTCACCGGGGCCTACCTCGGGGTGCTGACCCTGCCCAACGCCTCCGGGCTCGACGGCGAGCTCCTCATCCACGTCGGCGTCGGCCGCACTGCCGGCATGTACGGCGCGCGGCACCTGGGCGGCGCGCGAGCGTTGTTCCTGTTCCGGAGTGAGCGCGAGCTCGACTACCGCCACCGCGACGTGCCCCGGCAGAAGGAACTGCTGCGCGGTGCGTTCGACGGCCTGCACGCCGACGTGGACCGGTGGCTGGACGAGCTCGACCGCACCCCGGCGTTCTACTTCGACTCGATCACCCAGCTCCGCATGGACACCTGGTCGCGGGGAAGGGTGACGCTCGTCGGCGACGCGGGCTACTGCCCCGGCCCCGCGGTCGGCGGCAGCACCAGCCTGGCCGTCGTCGGCGCGTACGTCCTCGCCGGGGAGCTGGCGCGGGCGGGCGGCGACCACGAGCGCGCCTTCCCTGCCTACGAGCGCGCGATGGCGGAGCACGTACGCGGCAGCCGCGAGGTCGCGCTGAGCGCGGCGAAGACCCTGATCCCCACGTCCCGCCTCGGCACGTGGGGACTGGTCCAGGGCGCCCGCCTGGTCTCCGCCCTGCCCGCGGGGCCTGGCCGCGCCCTCCTCCGCCTCACCACCAGGAGCGCACGCCTCTACAATTCCATGACCGTCGACGACTACCAGCCGTCACCCGCCGCATCAGGAGGCCGGGCCACGGCCCACCGCTGA
- a CDS encoding AraC family transcriptional regulator — protein MISALNRLVDLVEEHLVEEHLVEELDVHGLAKELGTTEYHLRRMFSSLAGMPLSEYVRRRRMTVAAADVVRGADDLLSIAVRHGYGSTEAFGRAFRAVHGSGPGDVRRDGGPLRTQPQLRFRLTVEGSIPMDTRIIDRPAFRLVGHAARVPLIHQGINPHIQQHITALPQEEHLRLKAVGDTEPEGLLQVCDDLDPDDTEGSELTYLHGVAVSQDTPAPDDLDAIEVPAGRWAVFRTSGPHPQALQTAWAATATEWFPSNPWRLRPGPSIVAVLERADDFSTATCELWLPVEPA, from the coding sequence GTGATCTCAGCGCTCAACCGGCTTGTCGATCTCGTCGAGGAGCACCTCGTCGAGGAGCACCTCGTCGAGGAGCTCGACGTCCACGGGTTGGCCAAGGAGCTTGGCACGACCGAGTACCACCTGCGCCGGATGTTCTCGTCGTTGGCCGGCATGCCGTTGTCGGAGTATGTGCGCCGCCGCCGCATGACCGTCGCCGCCGCCGACGTCGTCCGGGGTGCGGACGATTTGCTGAGCATCGCCGTCCGGCACGGATACGGCTCGACCGAGGCGTTCGGACGTGCGTTCCGCGCGGTCCACGGCTCCGGCCCCGGTGACGTGCGCCGCGACGGAGGCCCCCTGCGCACACAACCGCAGCTCAGGTTCCGCCTGACCGTCGAAGGGAGCATCCCCATGGACACCCGCATCATCGACCGCCCTGCGTTCCGGCTGGTCGGACACGCAGCCCGGGTTCCGCTCATCCACCAGGGCATCAACCCGCACATCCAGCAGCACATCACCGCACTGCCGCAGGAGGAGCATCTCCGGCTGAAGGCCGTCGGCGACACCGAACCAGAGGGCCTGCTGCAAGTCTGCGACGACCTCGACCCCGACGACACCGAGGGTAGCGAACTGACCTACCTGCACGGGGTCGCTGTCTCTCAGGACACGCCGGCCCCCGACGACCTCGACGCCATCGAGGTACCGGCCGGCAGGTGGGCGGTCTTCCGCACGTCCGGACCGCATCCGCAGGCCCTGCAGACGGCCTGGGCCGCGACCGCGACCGAGTGGTTCCCCTCCAACCCGTGGCGTCTGCGGCCAGGTCCCTCGATCGTCGCGGTCCTCGAGCGCGCGGACGACTTCAGCACCGCGACATGCGAGCTGTGGCTACCCGTCGAACCGGCGTGA
- a CDS encoding sensor histidine kinase encodes MSGRRSLRSRLTLLIAVAVALAIAACAGTCWFIVRDELYAQVNRSLQAYPRGAPPGEGPPRERDVSRIVALCAAGQSFPAGGDGLRPFLPLVQVVYPDGRRCLVGQTAVTVTEVDQAVASGAYGHAELRDGVTDDGDPVRVRTQNVAPGVAVMESRSLVQTESTLTWLAGILSGVAALGVLGAALAGLLISRTALRPVERLTGVVEHIARTEDLDTAIPVEGTDEIARLSTSFNAMTAALAGSRDRQRRLIADAGHELRTPLTSLRTNIDLLLRSEHTGRALDPAAKERLLVNVKAQFEELSTLVGDLLQLSRGESDHEPHVEFAFHEVVGAAVERARLRGAEVGAELDPWYVEGNPASLERAVLNLLDNAAKFSPGQVEVRLRAGELTVRDHGPGIPADELPYVFERFWRSPSARSLPGSGLGLAIVAQTVSEAGGQVRLGNAEGGGVVASLSLPGTAHP; translated from the coding sequence GTGAGCGGCCGCCGCTCCCTGCGCTCCCGCCTCACCCTCCTGATCGCCGTGGCCGTGGCCCTCGCGATCGCGGCCTGCGCCGGGACGTGCTGGTTCATCGTCCGCGACGAGCTCTACGCCCAGGTGAACCGGTCGCTGCAGGCCTATCCGAGGGGGGCGCCGCCCGGCGAGGGGCCGCCGAGGGAGCGGGACGTCTCCAGGATCGTCGCGCTGTGCGCCGCCGGACAGTCGTTCCCGGCCGGCGGCGACGGGCTGCGGCCCTTCCTGCCGCTCGTGCAGGTCGTCTACCCGGACGGCCGGCGGTGCCTGGTCGGCCAGACGGCGGTCACGGTGACCGAGGTCGACCAGGCGGTGGCGTCGGGAGCGTACGGGCACGCGGAGCTGCGTGACGGCGTCACCGACGACGGTGACCCGGTGCGGGTACGGACCCAGAACGTCGCGCCCGGTGTCGCGGTGATGGAGTCACGGTCACTGGTCCAGACCGAGTCGACGCTGACCTGGCTGGCCGGGATACTGTCCGGGGTCGCCGCACTCGGGGTCCTGGGCGCCGCCCTGGCGGGCCTGCTCATCTCCCGTACGGCGTTGCGCCCGGTGGAGCGCCTGACCGGGGTCGTCGAGCACATCGCCAGGACCGAGGATCTCGACACCGCGATCCCGGTCGAGGGCACCGACGAGATCGCGCGCCTGAGCACCTCCTTCAACGCGATGACCGCCGCCCTCGCCGGGTCCCGCGACCGCCAGCGCCGGCTCATCGCCGACGCCGGACATGAGCTGCGCACCCCGCTCACCAGCCTGCGCACCAACATCGACCTGCTGCTGCGCAGCGAGCACACCGGCAGGGCCCTCGACCCGGCCGCCAAGGAGCGCCTGCTCGTCAACGTCAAGGCCCAGTTCGAGGAGCTGTCCACGCTGGTCGGCGACCTGCTCCAGCTCTCGCGCGGCGAGAGCGACCACGAGCCGCACGTGGAGTTCGCCTTCCACGAGGTCGTCGGCGCCGCCGTCGAACGGGCCAGGCTGCGCGGTGCGGAGGTCGGCGCCGAACTCGATCCCTGGTACGTCGAGGGCAACCCCGCCTCGCTGGAACGCGCCGTGCTCAACCTGCTGGACAACGCCGCGAAGTTCAGTCCGGGCCAGGTCGAGGTACGCCTGCGCGCGGGCGAGCTGACCGTGCGCGACCACGGTCCCGGCATCCCCGCCGACGAGCTGCCCTACGTCTTCGAGCGCTTCTGGCGCTCACCGTCGGCGCGCAGCCTGCCGGGCTCCGGGCTCGGTCTGGCGATCGTGGCGCAGACGGTGTCGGAGGCGGGTGGCCAGGTGCGCCTCGGCAACGCCGAGGGCGGCGGTGTGGTCGCGAGCCTCAGCCTGCCGGGCACCGCCCATCCCTAG
- a CDS encoding response regulator transcription factor — translation MGDGETARVLVVDDEPALREALQSSLEFEGYRVGLASDGQAALEILEREPYELVLLDVMMPRLDGLTTCRRLRAAGNHVPVLMLTARDAVGDRVSGLDAGADDYLVKPFELDELLARVRALLRRSALAAPAAADGVLVHGDLRMDTASREVTRGGEPLELTRTEYLLLELLMIHPRQVLTREQILSEVWGFDFEPSSNSLDVYVMYLRRKTESAGRPRLIHTVRGVGYVLRSSP, via the coding sequence ATGGGTGACGGTGAGACGGCGCGGGTGCTGGTCGTGGACGACGAGCCCGCGCTCAGGGAGGCGCTGCAGAGCAGCCTGGAGTTCGAGGGATACCGGGTCGGCCTGGCCTCCGACGGCCAGGCCGCGCTGGAGATCCTGGAGCGGGAGCCGTACGAGCTGGTCCTGCTCGATGTGATGATGCCCCGGCTCGACGGGCTGACCACCTGCCGCCGGCTCCGGGCGGCCGGCAACCATGTGCCGGTGCTCATGCTCACCGCCCGTGACGCCGTCGGCGACCGGGTCTCCGGGCTGGACGCGGGAGCCGACGACTACCTGGTCAAGCCCTTCGAGCTGGACGAGCTGCTGGCCCGGGTCAGAGCGTTGCTGCGGCGCAGCGCCCTGGCCGCGCCCGCCGCCGCCGACGGCGTGCTCGTCCACGGCGACCTGCGGATGGACACCGCCAGCCGTGAGGTCACCCGCGGAGGCGAACCGCTGGAGCTGACCAGGACCGAGTACCTCCTGCTGGAGCTGCTCATGATCCACCCGCGCCAGGTGCTCACCCGCGAGCAGATCCTCAGCGAGGTATGGGGTTTCGACTTCGAGCCGTCCTCCAACTCCCTCGACGTCTATGTCATGTACCTGCGGCGCAAGACCGAGAGCGCCGGGCGCCCCCGGCTGATCCACACCGTCCGCGGCGTCGGCTACGTACTGCGGAGCTCTCCGTGA
- a CDS encoding ABC transporter family substrate-binding protein, which produces MKIRLPLVAAVLAIAVSACGGGQSPAKAPAAAPSAAPVAVDAADINPQPLDKLKDGGSFRMSIQQWITQYNSNQVDGQQGDGQAIVALVEPTLFSSDAKGVAHPNPDYLVSAEVTSADPQVVTYTLNPKATWSDGKQLGAKDFEAQWKALNGKDKAYLIGSSAGYELIGKVEQGADATQVKVTFDQPFADWQSLFNPLFPAAAYDTPEKFNKSWRENVPITSSAWKIDSYDKTAQTITAVRDPKWWGTPPKLESIVFRAIDPATALDAYLNKEIDYVGASTTEAYARLKDDPSTAIRVGARWDQVFVLLNGGRGPLADQKVRNAVEKAIDRQAIATVSLKDLPVDPKPVGNHFFMPNQEGYQDTSGEYGKLDVEGAKKLLTEAGWAEGNPRTKDGQPLKLSFVLSAEATQSSIDSATLIQQMLGQVGIQLTIDKVPGNDYFEKYVYRSNFDLVSFRNVDQIFLSQAYEQFQQPDGDNVYGNYGRVTSPELVDLLKKAQVTTDRAEAIKLYNQADALVWQLGHSIPFYQRPQLLAVRKGLANFGAGGLSSDDFNKVGWEK; this is translated from the coding sequence ATGAAAATCCGGTTACCGCTGGTAGCGGCGGTCCTGGCGATCGCGGTCTCTGCCTGCGGGGGTGGGCAGAGCCCGGCGAAAGCGCCTGCGGCCGCACCGTCGGCCGCCCCGGTCGCCGTCGACGCGGCCGACATCAACCCGCAGCCGCTGGACAAGCTGAAGGACGGCGGCTCGTTTCGGATGAGCATCCAGCAGTGGATCACGCAGTACAACAGCAACCAGGTGGACGGTCAGCAGGGCGACGGCCAGGCCATCGTGGCGCTGGTCGAGCCCACCCTGTTCAGCAGTGACGCCAAGGGCGTCGCCCACCCGAATCCGGACTACCTGGTGTCGGCCGAGGTGACCTCGGCCGATCCGCAGGTCGTCACCTACACGCTGAACCCCAAAGCCACCTGGTCCGACGGCAAGCAGCTCGGCGCCAAGGACTTCGAGGCGCAGTGGAAGGCGCTGAACGGCAAGGACAAGGCCTACCTGATCGGCAGCTCCGCGGGCTACGAGCTGATCGGCAAGGTCGAGCAGGGAGCCGACGCCACCCAGGTCAAGGTCACCTTCGACCAGCCGTTCGCCGACTGGCAGTCGCTGTTCAACCCGCTCTTCCCGGCCGCCGCCTACGACACCCCGGAGAAGTTCAACAAGTCCTGGCGCGAGAACGTGCCGATCACCTCCTCGGCCTGGAAGATCGACTCCTACGACAAGACCGCGCAGACCATCACCGCCGTGCGCGACCCGAAATGGTGGGGCACCCCGCCCAAGCTGGAGAGCATCGTGTTCCGCGCGATCGACCCGGCCACCGCGCTCGACGCCTACCTGAACAAGGAGATCGACTACGTCGGCGCCAGCACCACCGAGGCCTACGCCCGGCTGAAGGACGACCCGTCGACCGCCATCCGGGTCGGCGCCCGCTGGGACCAGGTCTTCGTGCTGCTCAACGGCGGACGCGGGCCGCTGGCCGACCAGAAGGTGCGCAACGCCGTCGAGAAGGCCATCGACCGGCAGGCGATCGCCACGGTCTCGCTGAAGGACCTGCCCGTCGACCCCAAGCCGGTCGGCAACCACTTCTTCATGCCGAACCAGGAGGGCTACCAGGACACCTCGGGTGAGTACGGCAAGCTGGACGTCGAGGGCGCCAAGAAGCTGCTCACCGAGGCCGGCTGGGCCGAGGGCAACCCGCGCACCAAGGACGGCCAGCCGCTCAAGCTCTCCTTCGTGCTCTCCGCCGAGGCCACCCAGTCGTCGATCGACTCGGCCACGCTGATCCAGCAGATGCTCGGTCAGGTGGGCATCCAGCTCACGATCGACAAGGTGCCGGGCAACGACTACTTCGAGAAGTACGTCTACCGCAGCAACTTCGACCTGGTCTCCTTCCGCAACGTCGACCAGATCTTCCTGTCCCAGGCCTACGAGCAGTTCCAGCAGCCCGACGGCGACAACGTCTACGGCAACTACGGCCGGGTCACCTCGCCCGAGCTGGTGGACCTGCTGAAGAAGGCCCAGGTCACCACCGACCGGGCCGAGGCGATCAAGCTCTACAACCAGGCCGACGCGCTGGTCTGGCAGCTCGGCCACTCCATCCCGTTCTACCAGCGCCCGCAGTTGCTGGCGGTACGCAAGGGGCTGGCCAACTTCGGCGCCGGCGGCCTGTCCTCCGACGACTTCAACAAGGTCGGCTGGGAGAAGTGA
- a CDS encoding ABC transporter permease translates to MLVFLGKRAGYYVVLLLVALFISYALASASMNPRAYFEGRQPRPSAASVEAHLTELGVNDHTPFVRRFGSWAAGVVTGDLGQTIDDTSVNDEFGRRIGVSLRLLLIGTIVGTVVGVLAGAWGAVRQYRFSDRAITVISFVLLSTPIFLLATLLKIGTTWLNANVVHLIDFTGEKSPGLQGGFFTQFGDRAAHLLLPTLSIALGTIAAYSRYQRATMLDVLGSDYLRTALAKGLHPRRALLRHGLRTALVPMTTFFAFGFLGVFTGAAFTERIFGWHGMGDWFMESVAKNDVNSVVAVNLFAAVVILLSGFLADLMHAALDPRVRI, encoded by the coding sequence GTGCTCGTCTTTCTCGGCAAACGGGCCGGGTACTACGTCGTCCTCCTCCTGGTGGCACTGTTCATCTCCTACGCCCTGGCCTCGGCGAGCATGAACCCCCGTGCCTACTTCGAGGGCCGGCAGCCCAGGCCGTCGGCCGCGTCGGTCGAGGCGCACCTGACCGAACTGGGCGTCAACGACCACACCCCGTTCGTGCGGCGCTTCGGCAGCTGGGCGGCCGGCGTCGTCACCGGCGACCTCGGCCAGACCATCGACGACACCTCGGTCAACGACGAGTTCGGCCGCCGGATCGGCGTCAGCCTGCGACTGCTGTTGATCGGCACGATCGTCGGCACCGTCGTCGGTGTGCTCGCCGGGGCATGGGGAGCGGTGCGTCAGTACCGCTTCTCCGACCGGGCGATCACCGTGATCTCCTTCGTGCTGCTGTCCACGCCGATCTTCCTGCTCGCCACGCTGCTGAAGATCGGCACGACCTGGCTCAACGCGAACGTCGTCCATCTCATCGACTTCACCGGCGAGAAGTCACCCGGGCTGCAAGGCGGCTTCTTCACCCAGTTCGGGGACCGGGCGGCGCACCTGCTGCTGCCGACCCTGTCCATCGCGCTGGGCACGATCGCCGCCTACAGCCGCTACCAGCGCGCGACCATGCTCGACGTGCTCGGCTCCGACTACCTGCGCACCGCGCTGGCCAAGGGCCTGCACCCGCGCCGGGCGCTGCTCAGGCACGGCCTGCGCACCGCGCTGGTACCGATGACCACGTTCTTCGCCTTCGGCTTCCTCGGCGTCTTCACCGGCGCCGCGTTCACCGAGCGGATCTTCGGCTGGCACGGCATGGGCGACTGGTTCATGGAGTCCGTGGCGAAGAACGACGTCAACTCCGTCGTCGCCGTCAACCTGTTCGCGGCGGTCGTGATCCTGCTGTCGGGCTTCCTGGCCGACCTCATGCACGCCGCCCTCGACCCCCGGGTACGCATCTGA